CTTTTTTGATAATCTCATAAAGTTGTTCACGTTCCTGTTTTGATAATGTTACTCTATACAATTTTGCCATAACTTTAATATTTTAAGTTTTAGCAAATATATAAATTAAATACGTCATATTATAATTGACTTGACACTAGTTTTACTGATGATATCAATATCAATTGAAAACCTGTTCCCTTCTTTCAATAACAGAACCAGGCTTGTGCCACCTTTAAAAACAAATTCAAGTCCGTTTGATTTTAATCTCTCTAACAGATGTAAAGCATAAATCATTTTTTCAAGAATGATTTTATCAATTCGCCTGTGGTCTGAATGCTTTTTAAATTGATCCAACCACTCTTCCGTAAAACATTGTTCTTTAATCATCAATTATATCTTTTACAAGGTGAACCATATGGTTGGTTATGAATTGCTTAATATCCTGTTCTCGTTCTCTACGTTTTGCATAACTAAAAAGCTTGGTAAAGTTGATTGTGTAATTAGTAATTGCATTTTCGTAAATATGTATTAATTCGGAACCTTGCACGTAATAATATAGCTTCTCTTCGGCAAATAAATCCACTAGAATCTTTTCAAGCGATGGAGTGTAAAACTTAATCTTTTTTTCTGAAGTTTTTGTAAGTGGAGCTCGCGTAAGAAGTTTCTTTACAATAACTGGTTTGTTGCTTTCTGCTATATAAAAATCAATAGCTTTTTCATCTGGATTAAGGTATATCTCATTTTTTAATGAATCCTTTAGCTCATAAAATAAGGATTCTTCAAAACCTTTTTCAATTTCAATTATTAAAATTGATCTGCTTGTCTGGTGTTGAGTAAACTCATTTAACCATGATGTTTCCCAAACACAGTGCTTTACTTCATTAAACCTTTCCACTAGCTGTTTCGCAACTTTAAATGTATTTGGAGAGATGCCTGGCTTATATCTTGGTTTATATGAAATCATATAAAGCCCCCTTTTAATAGGTTTAATGATGTTTCTCTTTTTTAAATCATAGATTCTCCATCCAAAAGTTCCTTTCTTCAGTTCAGGTTCAAAATAACAATAGAAGTCAAAAAGCTCTTCTCTGGTAAAGTACTCTTTGTTTTTAAATTCTTCGATCAATCTATTTTCTATTATTTTGGTCATTTTAAATCCAATTTTTGCCAAATATACAATATTCTGGTTAATATTTGAAATCAAAAAAATGCCAGTACAAAGAAATACTGGTAAATTTTTGAATCAGCAGGATTGGGGAATTTGGCTCTTTTGCAGGCTAAAGCTTCTGCTTGTGTGTTGGGGTATGCAAATGTGCCAAATGTGGGATGACAATCTATGATTTCTATGTCAATAATTTAATTCACGGTCTTTTTTTTGGTATGGCACACAATATTATTATAAACAGAAAATTCCGTTTATTTCTTTATTATTATTTGTTTTAAATATCCATATCGTCGAAAGGATTAACAATATCATTGAACTTTGCGCTTGAAACATGTGTGTATATTTCTGTTGTTTTACTTGATTCATGTTCTAATATTGATTGACTTTGTTATAAATTGTCCACTTTCCAATAATTGACTTATGCTGAAGTGCCGGTGAAAGCAATTTCAAATATTCATTTCGAGTAAGTTCGCTTGCACCAAGGCTCAAAATATGATTAGTTGTCATTTGAGCATCAATAAAATGAAAATCATGTTCTATTAATTTTTGGCACAAATAATATAGTGCAATTTTGGAAGCATCAGATTTTCTGTAAAACATCGATTCTCCGAAAAATACCCTGCCAAGCGAAATTCCGTATAGCCCTCCAACCAACTCATCTTTATAAAATGTTTCCACAGAATGTGCGAAACCTTTTTTGTGCAACAAAATATATGCTTGCTGCATTTCGGAACCAAGCCATGTTTCGTTGTCTTGCCTGTTTTTAAGCGATGAACAATTTCGGATAACTTCTTCGAAACAAGTATCGAATTTAACCTCAAATTTCTTGCTACGAATTGTTTGTTTCAGACTCTTGGTAAGTTTGAACTCATCTGGGAAAAATACTGTTCTTGGTTCAGGCGACCACCATAAAATTGGTTCCTCTGGATTATACCATGGAAAAATCCCATTTGAATATGCCAGTAAAAGTCTTTCCGTGCTCAAATCTCCACCAAAAGCTAAAAGCCCATCAGCTTCAGAAAGCGAAGGATGAGGAAAAACAAGCTCTTTTGTCAATTGGAAAATAGGCATTTGCTGGAAATTGGAAACTGGAAATTAGAAATTAGGAACTCACGACTCATAATTATTTTACCTTGTAAACAAAAGTTCACGATATTTGGGAAGTGTCCAAATTTCATCGTCAACAATAAGCTCAAGTTTATCAATATGATATCTGATTTCTTCAAGAAAAGGAATTATTTTTATAGAATAACTATGAGCTTTTTCATAAACATCTTCAATTTTATTCGCTTCTTTTCTTGCAGAAACCATTTCGACTACGAGCTTTCGGATTGAAGAAATATGACGGGATATTTTTTTGATAGATAATAATTGGGTTTCAGAGATGGTTTTCATTTCTTCTTCGCCAAAGAGATTCTTAATTCCGCATACATTTTTGATTAAAGTATTTTGATATTGTATTGCGGTTGGAATAATATGATTTATTGCCAAGTCGCCAAGCACTCGTGTTTCTATCTGGACATTTTTTGTGAATGTTTCGATTCTAATTCCAAATCGAGCTTCTAACTCCCTTTCAGTTAAAATATTAGTATCTTTAAATAGCTTTTTAGATTTTTCGCTGATATATTCTTTTAAAGCCTCGGGAACATTCGAGATATTCGACAGTCCTCGCTTTTTTGCTTCTTCAAGCCATTCTTCGCTATATCCGTTTCCTTCGAATATTACATTTTTTGAAGAGATTATGCATTTTCGCAAAACCTTTAAAATAGCTTCGTCTTTTTTGACTTTCTTTTTTATTAAAGAATCAACTTCTTTTTTAAACTCGGAAAGCTGGTTAGCAACCGCTGCATTTAGATTTATCATTGGCGATGCGCAATTTGCCGACGAACCTACTGCTCTAAATTCGAATCTGTTGCCTGTGAAAGCAAAGGGCGATGTTCGGTTTCTATCAGTATTGTCTAACAGAATTTCGGGAATTTTTCCAATATCAATTTTTAGTTCTGCTTTTTCATCTGATGACATTTTTCTATTGCTTACTCTTTTTTCTATTTGGTCTAACATTTCGGCAAGTTGTTTTCCAAGGAAAACCGAAATAATTGCCGGTGGTGCTTCATTTGCTCCAAGACGATGACTATTTCCATAGGTAGCAATACTTGCCCTTAACAAATCGGCATTGTCGTACACAGCTTTAATAATGTTGATTAGAAAAGTAAGAAATTGTAGATTTTTTCTTGGTGTTTTTCCGGGCGAGAGTAGGTTTACTCCTGTATTTGTCATCAAAGACCAATTGTTGTGTTTACCCGAACCATTTACTCCACTGTATGGCTTTTCGTGGAACATAACTCTAAACTTATGACGGCGAGCAATTTTTTCCATCAAATCCATCAAAAGTTGGTTGTGGTCAACTGCAAGGTTTATTTCTTCAAAAACCGGTGCACATTCGAATTGATTTGGAGCTACTTCGTTATGTTTTGTTTTTAGAGGTATTCCGAGTTTCAATGATTCATATTCAAAATCTTTCATAAAGGAGGCAACTCTTTCAGGAATTGAACCAAAATAGTGATCGGCTAATTGTTGATCTTTTGCCGAAGCATGTCCCATTAGAGTTCTGCCTGTGAGCATAATGTCTGGTCTTGCTCTAAATAATGCTTCGTCTATGAGAAAATATTCTTGCTCAATTCCAAGAGTTCCGTGGACGCATGAAACTGCCCGATCGAAATAACTACAAATTGCAGTTGCTGATTTGTCTAATGCTGTGAGTGATTTAAGTAAAGGAGTTTTATAGTCGAGCGCTTCGCCTGTATATGATACAAAAATGGTTGGAATACAAAGTGTTTTGTCAACAATAAAAGCTGGCGATGATGGATCCCATGCAGTGTAGCCGCGTGCCTCGAAAGTGTTTCTAATTCCACCGCTCGGGAAACTTGAAGCATCTGGCTCTTGCTGAACTAATAGGTCGCCATGAAAATTTTCTATTACTCCGCCATTTTCTGTTGGCTCAAAAAAAGCATCGTGTTTTTCGGCTGTTGCTCCTGTCAATGGATGAAACCAATGTGTATAATGCGTGGCTCCATGATCTACTGCCCACGATTTCATTCCGGAAGCTATTTGATTTGAATTTTTTCTGTCGATTTTCCCACCTTTATCTATTGCTTGAACAACATTATCGTAGGCTTCTTTCGATAGGTATTCTTGCATGACTCTTCGGTCGAAAACATTTTCAGCAAAATATTCGCTTGTCTTTTTTGAAGGTTCTTTAACTTCAAGTGGTTTTCTTGAGAATACTTCTTCTAAAGCGATAAATCTTATTTTTCCCATAATGATTTTGTTTTTTATTTCAATACGGAACAAAAGTATATAAATATTTTAAATACCCCCTTAAATATTTTATCTCTGTTCAAAATATATTATAAATTTATTTTGAGTGTCTGAAATATAAACGGGTAATAAAATAATATATATTGTATTATGCAAATTACTGAAAATGAAAATCGCAAATTTTCATAGTAGAAAATTTGCGATTTTATGTATAATTCCGAAGAATTACTTTTATGAAATGTTGTCAGAAATTACTCGAACTCTTTCATAGTTTTTGTAATTATTTCGATAGCAGCATTTATTTCTTCTTCAGTAATAACAAGTGGTGGAGCAAAACGAATAATGTGGTCGTGAGTTGGTTTTGCAAGTAAGCCATTATTTGCTAATGCAACGCAAACATCCCATGCAGTTTTTCCGTCTTTTGGTTCAATGATAGCTGCATTTAACAAGCCTTTTCCTCTTACAAGACTGATCATGTCAGAATTAATATTTTTTAAACCTTCACGGAAAATTTCACCAAGTCGTTCGGCATTTTCTGCGAGATTTTCATCAGTAATTACGTCGAGTGCAGAAATGGCAACTTTTGCGGCAATTGGATTTCCTCCGTAGGTTGAACCATGTTGTCCGGGTTTAATTACAAGCATTATATCGTCGTCTGCCAAAACAGCCGAAACCGGATAAATTCCGCCTGAAATAGCTTTTCCAAGAATTAATATATCTGGGCGTACATTTTCGTGATCGCAAGCAAGGAGTTTCCCTGTTCGTGCAATGCCTGTTTGTACTTCGTCGGCAATGAAAAGTACATTTTTCGCTTTACATAAATCGTATGCTTTTTTCAAATATCCTTCCTGAGGTACATAAACTCCGGCTTCTCCTTGAATTGGTTCAACCAAAAATCCTGCAACATTTGGATCTTCCAAAGCTTTTTCAAGTGCATCTAAATCATCATAAGGAATTGTTATAAAACCCGGAGTATAAGGTCCAAATCCGTCTTTTGCATCAGGATCGGTTGACATTGAAATAATTGTAGTAGTCCGACCATGAAAATTACCTTCGCAAACAATTATTTTTGCTTCGTATTTTTCAATTCCTTTTTTATCGTAGCCCCATTTTCGGCAAAGTTTAATTGCTGTTTCGTCGGCTTCGGCACCTGTATTCATAGGGAGAACTTTGTCGAAACCGAAATATTTTGTAATATACTCTTCAAATTCGCCAAGAACATTGTTATAAAATGCCCGAGAAGTAAGGGTTAATTTATTGGCTTGTTGAGTTAAAGCATCTACAATTTTCGGATGGCAATGACCTTGATTTACTGCTGAATATGCAGAAAGAAAATCATAGTATTTTTTTCCTTCAACATCCCAAACATAAACTCCTTCACCTTTTTCTAAAACTACAGGTAGCGGATGATAATTATGGGCACCATATTTTTCCTCCTTACTGATATAATTTTGCGAATTTTCTTTAAGCATAATTTGTTGTGTTTTAATAAGTTAATAATTCAAATAAATTTTTATTTAATCATGCAATCTTAAGATAAGTTTTATGAATTTCAAAATAAATTATAATTATATTCTATGTGAAAATTTATAAAAAATGAATTAATTTTGTCCTGATAATTATTTTTATTAAATTGAAATAGAATGAAAAAATCATTAATAGGCACGAAAACAGAGCAGAATTTATTGAAGTCGTTTGCAGGCGAGAGTCAGGCGAGAAACAGATATGAGTTTTTTGCAAAAGTAGCGAAAAAAGAAGGATATGAACAGATATCAAGAATTTTTCAAGAGACTGCAAATCAAGAAAAAGAACATGCTAAACGATTCTTTAAATTCTTAGAAGGAGGAGATACCGAGATTACAGCCACATATCCTGCCGGAATAATTGGAGCAACAAAAGAGAATTTAAAAGCAGCAGCAGAAGGCGAAAATGAAGAATGGACTGAATTATATCCCGAATTTGCAAAAGTTGCCTCTGAAGAAGGATATCCGGAAATTGCCATAGCTTTCAAAATGATTGCAAAAGTGGAGGCTGAGCATGAAAGAATATATTTGAAATTGCTACAGAACATATCGGATGATAAGGTGTTTATGAGGGATGGAAAAGTATGGTGGAAATGCTTAAATTGTGGCTATGTTTACGAAAGTGAAAAAGCGCTTGAAGCTTGCCCGGCTTGCCTACATCCAAAATCTTATATGCAAATAAGAGAGGAAAATATTTAATAATTAACTCATTTTCAATATAATTGAATCAACAAGTCCATGACAAAATCATTAAATTCAAAAAAAGAAAACCTAATTCCGATAAGCATAATTGCTGTACTATTTTTCATTTTTGGCTTCGTAACTTGGCTAAATGCCACTCTTATTCCATATCTGAAAATAGCATGCGAATTAAGCGATTTTGAAGCATACCTTGTTACTACTGCATTTTACATTTCATATTTTGTAATGGCAATTCCATCTTCGTGGATACTCGAAAAAACTGGCTACAAAAGAGGAATGGCTCTCGGATTATTTGTTATGGCTCTCGGCTCTTTGATATTTATTCCGGCAGCTATGACTCGCATTTATGAATTATTTTTAGCTGGGCTTTTCGTGCAAGGCTTAGGATTGTCGATTTTGCAAACAGCATCGAATCCTTATGTAACTATCTTAGGACCAATAGAAAGTGCTGCCCGACGAATCAGCATAATGGGAATTGCAAACAAAGTTGCCGGAATTATTAGTCCTATAGTTTTAGGAGCTGTAGTTTTGAAAGGTACTGATAAAATTGTTGAAGATTTGAAATTAATGAGTATTGCCGAAAAAAACTCACAACTTCAGGAATTAGCCGAAAGGGCAATAAATCCTTATATAATTATGGCAATTTCTCTTGTAGTTTTAGCAATATTAGTAAAACATTCGGCTCTGCCCGAAATAGAAGAATCGAAAGATAATGAATCAGATAATCTGGGTGCTTTCCAGAAACTTAAAAGAGCTATTCGTATTCCTTATTTAGTGTTTGGATTTTTTGCGATTTTTTTCTATGTAGGTGCAGAAGTTATTTCTGTCGATACATTAGGATTATATGGAAATTCGCTTGGTTTTGGTGTCGAAGATTCTAAGTTTTTTGCATCCTTCACACTTTTTGGAATGCTTATTGGCTATGTGTTTGGAATTGTGGCTATTCCAAAATTTATTAAGCAAGAAACGGCTTTGAAATATTTTGCAATTCTTGGAATAGTTTTCACCATTGCTGCAATTTTCACCGATGGATACACTTCAGTACTTTTCATTGCATGTCTTGGATTTGCAAATTCTATAATGTGGCCGGCAATTTGGCCTCTTGCAATTGAAGGTTTAAATAAATTTACAAAAATTGGTTCTGCCATATTAATTATGGGAATTGCCGGAGGTGCAATACTAACACCATTGTTTGGAATTGTTTCGGAATATTCAGGAAATATGCAAAAGTCCTATTCTCTTTTGATAATTTGCTATTTATATATTTTGTTTTATGCTGTTTTTGGGTATAGAGTTGGAAGGAAAAATCTGGAAAAAATATCAAGCTGATTTTTTTCTATTTATAAAACATAGGTATTCAGGCGTATAGGATTGAGAAAATAAATTTGCATTATTTTTTTCATTCAAAATGATTGATAATAAAAAATAGTTGTACTTTTGTAGCGGGTAAGTCTTGTACGACCAGCTCCTAACGAATCCCCCAGGATCGGAAGGTAGCAAGGGTAGTTAGTCGTAGCGGTGCGATGCAAGTAGCTTACCCTTTTTTTATTTCATTTTTTTTGATACAATATTATTTCTTATATTTACACTATAAACAAAATTGAAAGGAATTCTAATATGCTATGTATTAAATGAATATACACCAAACCCCATAATTTGTATGTATTCTTATTTACAGTTTTTGCATACATTTTTTAGATTTTGGGTTAATAATTTTTAATTTATTGAGGCTAGAGCCCATATAATAAAACAATTTCAAGTGAACAAAAAATTCAGCTAATTCATTGTTTTGCAATAAAATATAAATTATGAAAAGAATAAAATTATTATTTATTATTTTAAGTTTTACTCATATTGTAAACTCGCAATGTACTTGGGACTTACCACCAAATCAAGTTAATCCTAATAATATTTCATGGTATGCTCTATTGGTTATTCCTACTCCTTATGGAGTTACAACTGTTAATGCTTGTGGAGTTATTCTTGATTCTCTTGATATAGTTGGTGCATTTATCGACTCTGCTAATTCAGGGAATCTAAAATGTGTTGGTTATTTAGAATATGATGGAGTGACCAATATGACTGTTAGAGTCTGGGGTAATTACCCTCCAAATTTTTATGGTCCTGAACCAGGAGATACTTTAATTTGGAAAGTTTGGGATTATTCTGAAGATATTGAATATTTTGTACATATTCCATTTCCTATATCTCCGACTGGTGGTTTAACATATGTTGTATATGGGGATTTTATAATTGATACAATTTACGCTGATATTTGGCCAAATATAGCTGCATCACATTTAATTGACACTAATAGGATTAGTTTTGAAAATCTTTCGAAAAGTCATCTAAATTCTTTTTGGGATTTTGGCGATGGAGATACTTCAAGTTTAGAAAATCCTATACATATTTATCAAGAAAATGACGTATTTACTGTTACTCTTACAATTTCAAACGACTGCCATAGTGTAGATACAAGTTTCTCGGTAAAAATTGAAGCCTACCCTGTAGCATATTTTGAATATTCTGTTTCAGCGAAAGAAGTTACTTTTGATAATCTTTCGAATTATGCTACAAATTATGTTTGGGATTTTGGCGATTCAAATAGTTCTATTGAAGAAAATCCGATTTATACTTTCGCAGAAGATGGAATTTATGTTGTCAGCCTGACTGCAATAAACTCGCTAAGCGATAGCATTTATATTGATACAATTGAGATTGAAACCAGTGGAATTGAAAAAATCCGCAGTTTTGAAATTGTTTATCCAAATCCAAACAGCGGTAAATTTCAGATTTTATTAAACAGAAAATGCCAAAGTATTTCGATTTACGATTGTCTCGGAACAAAAATTTTCGGGCAAGAAATTTCAAACTCTGAAATAGAAATTGATATTTCGCAACTTCCGGCAGGAATTTATTTTCTGCATTTTTCTTATAAAAATGGCTTTGAAACTTTGCAAATCGTTAAGGAATAGAATGTTAATTGAGAATTGTCAATTAACAATTAACAATTGACAATTCTCAATTATTTTTTAGATTTCAATATTAGCACCAATTCCGGCTTTCAAAGCTTTATCATAAATCAATTTTGCAGTAGCAACATCCTGAATTGCAAGTCCGTTCGATTTGAAAACGGTAATTTCTTTATTGCTTGTTCTGGCTTCTTTTTTCCCTATAAGAATTTCGCCAAGTTCGGCATAAAAATGAGATTCTTTGATTAAGCCTTCATTCAAAGGAATAATAATATCACCTGCCTCATTGAAACATGCTTCTTTTGAATCTCCTACAAATTTCGAGCGTAGAATTGTTTCAGTGTCAAGCTCACGGGCATTCGGTGTATGACTTCCAATTCCGTTTATGTGTGTTCCTTCTTTGAGTTTTGCACCATCGAAAAGTGGTGTAGCTGAGGAAGTTGCAGCACAAATAATATCGGTATCTAATAATTCATCAGGATTTCCGGCTATGGAAATTTTAAGATTTAGTTTTTCAGACATTTCATTTACAAATTGAGCGGCAGATTCTTTGCTAAGATCGTAAACCAAAACATTTGAAATGTCTCTAACAAGACTTACTGCCCATAATTGCATTTTTGCTTGAACCCCTGTGCCATAAATTCCCACTTTCTGATTACTATCAGTTCTGGCAAGATATTTTGTGGCAACACCACTTACTGCTCCTGTACGTACTGCAGTTAAATATCCACCATCCATAATGCAGTTTACATCGCCTGTTTCGGGATTTTGCAGCAGAACTTTTCCAATAGTTGTTGGGATATTAAACTTCTTCGGATTGTCTTTATAAACTGTTACAATCTTGCAAGCCAATGCACCCAAGTCTTTCAAATAAGCAGGCATATATAGCGAAAGTCCACCTGCAGGTTTAATGTTTGTTCGCAAAGGTAGAACTGCTGTTCCATTTGCTAATTCTATAAATGCCTTTTCAACTACATCAATGCAGTCCTTCATATCTAACACAGATATTACATCTTGTCTGTTTAAAATTAAAACCATAATTTCTTCCTATTTTTAATATTTAAAAATTAAATTTACATTCTATTTTTGTAAAGAAAATAAAATTTTGATTATGAAAAAAATAATAAATACGAAAAATGCCCCGACTGCTATTGGTCCTTACAATCAGGCTGTTGAGTTAAATAGAGTTTTATTTATTTCAGGGCAAATTGCAATTGATCCTAAAATAGGAAAACTAATTGCAGGTGGCATTAAAGAACAAACAGAACAAGTATTGGAAAATATAAAGGCTATCCTTAGCAAAGCCGGATATGATTTGACAGATGTCATGAAAACTTCATGTTCTCTCGCAGATTTAAACAATGCTCCAAAAATGAATGAAGTTTATGCAAAATATTTTACTGAAAATCAACCTGCTCGTGCTATGTTCGAAGTTTCGAAATTGCCGCTTGGTTCCTTGTTGGAGATTGAAACAATTGCCATGAAGTAAAAAGGCTAATTTTGATTTTGGATTTTACAAGGGAATTTGGTTTTACCGATGAAATAGGTTCTCAATTTTTGCTTGGATTAAATTTATCTTTTTAGTTACTGGTTTTTTTATTAATTTTGAAATGATACTTTAATTTTTTATTAATTAAAAATAGAAATTATGAAACACATTATTATTGCCATAGTATTTATTTTTGCTTTATGCACGAATCAGATTTTCCCCCAAACTATATCTAATGGTGATTTCGAAAATTGGACTGATAATAAACCCGATGGATGGGATACATCGAACGACGATATTGCAGTTTTTGGACAAACTGTAGTTGAAGAATATACTTCTGATCCCTTTTCCGGAAGTTCGGCAGTTTATCTCGAATCTAAAAGTATGGGACCTTTTATAATGACAGGGATCATCGTAAATGGATATTATGAGTTTGACCAAACTTTAGTTGAAACTATTCAAGGTTCACCTTTTACTGAACGTCCTGACAAAATGAAATTTGCCTACAAATGTGCCCCTGAAGCAGGAGATAATTGCTTTATTTCAATTGCTTTATTATTAAATTCTGATACAGTTGCAAATGGTGTTTTCACAAATTCCAACTTGGTTGAAACATGGACAGAAGGAGAAATTGTTCTAAATTATTTGAATTCGGATGTTCCTGATACTTTAATTATTATGGTAATGTCGTCGAAGGAAAACCATGGCTCAGCTGGACAAGGTGCAGTTGCCGGAAGTAAACTTTGGGTTGATAATTTTACTTTTGAAACTTCAAGTTCAGTGCAATCTGTTGATTTGCAGGATGGAAGTTTTGTACATCCTAATCCAACTTCCGGAATCTTAAATATTAGTAATGTCCAATTTGGAAATATTTCAAGCGAAGTAAATATTTATAATGCTTTAGGTTCAAAAATTTTGGAATCTAAAATAAATAAGCATATGGAGAGTAATTTTAGCATAGATATTTCAGATTTCCCGAAAGGAATTTATATAGTTCAACTTACATCAGAAACTGAAAATTTGATGCAAAAAATTGTATTGAAATAAATTTGCCTAAATTTTTATTTCTAATTCTATTAGAAATTCCGAGACAATATTTTTTACAGACCAGACTGGTTCTCGAAAACCAATCTGGTCTTTTCTTTTTAAAGTGAAAATAGATGATTATTAGTTTTGCAATAATATCTTTGCAGTCAATTATAAATATTTTTGTTAAATGAGTAAAAAAGAAAATAAACCATTGTTGTTGCTAACGAACGACGATGGAATAAATGCAAAAGGACTGAAAGTTTTGATTGAAGCATTTGCCGGTTTTGGCGAACTTTTGGTGGTAGTTCCTGACAAAGGACAATCGGCTATGTCTCATGCAATTACAATAAATCAGCCGATTTTTTTAAATAAAATTAAAGAAAAAGAAAATCTAACAATTTACACATGTTCGGGCACACCGGTCGATTGCGTAAAATTGGCACTAAACAAAATTACCAAAAGAAAACCAGATTTTTTAATTTCCGGAATAAATCATGGAACCAACTCGTCTGTAAGCATAATTTATTCGGGGACAATGGCAGCAGCTCTCGAAGGCTACATAAATGATATTCCATCGATAGGATTTTCTGTAATAGACCATTCGCCTGATGCCAATTTCGAAATTGCAGAAAAATATTCCAAAATTATTTTCAAAAAAATTTCAGAAAACAATCTTCCGAAAAATATATGTTTGAACGTAAATTTTCCGAATACAAAACCTGAAAACGTAAGAGGAATAAAGTTTTCGCGACAGGCAAGAGCAAAATGGGTAGAAGAATTTGAAAAACGAACAAACCCACACAATAAGGAGTATTACTGGCTGACAGGCAAATTTCAAAACTTTGAAGAAAATGCAGAAGATACTGACGAATGGGCTTTGAAAAATAATTACGTTTCAATTGTACCGGTGCAATTTGATTTTACGGCATAC
This genomic window from Bacteroidota bacterium contains:
- a CDS encoding ornithine cyclodeaminase family protein produces the protein MVLILNRQDVISVLDMKDCIDVVEKAFIELANGTAVLPLRTNIKPAGGLSLYMPAYLKDLGALACKIVTVYKDNPKKFNIPTTIGKVLLQNPETGDVNCIMDGGYLTAVRTGAVSGVATKYLARTDSNQKVGIYGTGVQAKMQLWAVSLVRDISNVLVYDLSKESAAQFVNEMSEKLNLKISIAGNPDELLDTDIICAATSSATPLFDGAKLKEGTHINGIGSHTPNARELDTETILRSKFVGDSKEACFNEAGDIIIPLNEGLIKESHFYAELGEILIGKKEARTSNKEITVFKSNGLAIQDVATAKLIYDKALKAGIGANIEI
- a CDS encoding RidA family protein, whose amino-acid sequence is MKKIINTKNAPTAIGPYNQAVELNRVLFISGQIAIDPKIGKLIAGGIKEQTEQVLENIKAILSKAGYDLTDVMKTSCSLADLNNAPKMNEVYAKYFTENQPARAMFEVSKLPLGSLLEIETIAMK
- a CDS encoding T9SS type A sorting domain-containing protein, whose protein sequence is MKHIIIAIVFIFALCTNQIFPQTISNGDFENWTDNKPDGWDTSNDDIAVFGQTVVEEYTSDPFSGSSAVYLESKSMGPFIMTGIIVNGYYEFDQTLVETIQGSPFTERPDKMKFAYKCAPEAGDNCFISIALLLNSDTVANGVFTNSNLVETWTEGEIVLNYLNSDVPDTLIIMVMSSKENHGSAGQGAVAGSKLWVDNFTFETSSSVQSVDLQDGSFVHPNPTSGILNISNVQFGNISSEVNIYNALGSKILESKINKHMESNFSIDISDFPKGIYIVQLTSETENLMQKIVLK
- the surE gene encoding 5'/3'-nucleotidase SurE translates to MSKKENKPLLLLTNDDGINAKGLKVLIEAFAGFGELLVVVPDKGQSAMSHAITINQPIFLNKIKEKENLTIYTCSGTPVDCVKLALNKITKRKPDFLISGINHGTNSSVSIIYSGTMAAALEGYINDIPSIGFSVIDHSPDANFEIAEKYSKIIFKKISENNLPKNICLNVNFPNTKPENVRGIKFSRQARAKWVEEFEKRTNPHNKEYYWLTGKFQNFEENAEDTDEWALKNNYVSIVPVQFDFTAYDTLKIFKDKNYEIEI